The following are encoded together in the Erwinia sp. E602 genome:
- a CDS encoding multifunctional CCA addition/repair protein, producing MKTYLVGGAVRDALLNLPLKDKDWVVVGASPEEMLAAGYEQVGRDFPVFLHPESHEEYALARTERKSGSGYTGFVCYAAPDVTLEQDLARRDLTINAIAQDDAGHYYDPYGGRADLQQRLLRHVSPAFSEDPLRVLRVARFAARFARQGFSVAPETLTLMREMTASGELAHLTAERIWKETENALLSDSPQIYFEVLRDCGALAVLFPELDALFGVPAPAQWHPEIDTGVHSLMTLAMAARLSPQLDIRFATLFHDVGKGLTDPARWPSHHGHGPAGVPLVADLCQRLRVPNQVRDLALLVTEFHDIVHTIQRQSAETLVALFDRLDAWRKPQRIEQVALTSEADARGRGGFEENPYPQGDYLRAAFQQVLKVEPRAVVADGFKGAEVREELTRRRIAALARWQTQQ from the coding sequence GTGAAAACCTACCTCGTCGGTGGTGCCGTCCGCGATGCCCTGTTAAATCTGCCGCTGAAAGACAAAGACTGGGTGGTGGTAGGTGCCTCACCTGAAGAGATGCTGGCGGCGGGTTATGAACAGGTGGGCCGCGATTTTCCGGTATTTCTGCACCCCGAAAGCCATGAAGAGTATGCGCTGGCCCGCACCGAGCGCAAATCCGGCAGCGGTTACACCGGCTTTGTCTGCTACGCCGCGCCGGACGTAACGCTGGAGCAGGATCTGGCGCGCCGCGATCTGACCATCAACGCCATCGCGCAGGATGACGCCGGACATTATTACGATCCTTACGGCGGCCGCGCCGATCTGCAGCAGCGCCTGCTGCGCCACGTCTCCCCCGCCTTCAGTGAAGACCCGCTGCGCGTGCTGCGCGTGGCCCGCTTTGCCGCGCGCTTCGCCCGCCAGGGTTTTAGCGTGGCGCCAGAAACGCTGACGCTGATGCGCGAGATGACCGCCAGCGGTGAACTGGCGCACCTCACTGCCGAGCGGATATGGAAAGAGACCGAAAACGCCCTGCTGAGCGACAGCCCGCAGATCTATTTTGAAGTACTGCGCGACTGCGGCGCGCTGGCGGTACTGTTCCCCGAGCTGGATGCGCTGTTTGGCGTGCCCGCCCCAGCGCAGTGGCACCCGGAGATCGACACCGGCGTCCACAGCCTGATGACGCTGGCGATGGCGGCCAGGCTCAGCCCGCAGCTGGACATCCGCTTTGCCACCCTGTTCCATGATGTCGGCAAAGGGCTGACCGACCCGGCCAGATGGCCCAGCCATCACGGCCACGGGCCAGCCGGCGTGCCGCTGGTTGCCGATCTCTGCCAGCGGCTGCGCGTGCCTAATCAGGTGCGGGACCTCGCGCTGCTGGTCACCGAGTTTCACGATATCGTGCATACCATTCAACGACAGAGCGCGGAAACGCTGGTGGCGCTGTTTGACCGACTGGACGCCTGGCGTAAACCGCAACGTATTGAGCAGGTGGCGCTGACCAGCGAAGCCGACGCCCGCGGCCGGGGAGGATTTGAGGAGAACCCATATCCGCAGGGAGACTATCTGCGTGCAGCCTTTCAGCAGGTGCTCAAGGTTGAACCGCGCGCAGTCGTCGCCGATGGTTTTAAAGGTGCTGAAGTCCGCGAAGAACTGACCCGGCGGCGGATTGCCGCACTGGCCCGCTGGCAAACCCAGCAATAG
- a CDS encoding TIGR04211 family SH3 domain-containing protein, whose product MKLTHLMGLTLLALSTAATVHAEEKRYVSDELSTWVRSGPGNDYRLIGTLNAGEEVSLLQSNENSKYGQIRDSQGRTTWIPLAQLSQQPSLRTRVPELEQQVKDLTAKLDNIDSSWNQRTADMQKKVAGSDDAINALKEENQQLKNQLVVAKKKVDAANVQLDDKQRAIIMQWFMYGGGVAGVGLLLGLLLPHMLPRRKQNNRWMN is encoded by the coding sequence ATGAAATTAACTCACCTGATGGGCCTGACATTGCTGGCCCTCAGCACGGCAGCTACCGTGCACGCCGAAGAGAAACGCTATGTTTCCGACGAACTTTCTACCTGGGTACGCAGTGGCCCGGGTAACGATTACCGCCTGATCGGCACGCTGAACGCCGGTGAAGAAGTCAGCCTGCTGCAGTCCAATGAAAACAGCAAATATGGCCAGATCCGCGACAGCCAGGGGCGTACCACCTGGATCCCACTGGCCCAGCTCAGCCAGCAGCCCAGCCTGCGCACCCGGGTGCCAGAGCTGGAGCAGCAGGTGAAGGATCTCACCGCCAAGCTGGATAATATCGACAGCAGCTGGAACCAGCGTACCGCCGATATGCAGAAGAAAGTGGCCGGCAGCGATGACGCGATTAACGCGCTGAAGGAAGAGAATCAGCAGCTGAAAAACCAGCTGGTGGTGGCGAAGAAGAAGGTCGATGCCGCCAACGTGCAGCTGGATGACAAGCAGCGCGCCATCATCATGCAGTGGTTTATGTACGGCGGCGGCGTGGCGGGCGTTGGCCTGCTGCTCGGCCTGCTGTTGCCGCATATGCTGCCACGCCGGAAGCAAAATAACCGCTGGATGAACTGA
- a CDS encoding inorganic triphosphatase gives MTIEIELKFITRSDAAGVAEKLAALPHQHHAGQALTNIYFETADNQLRRWDMGLRIRGVGDRYEMTLKTAGQSVGGLHQRPEYNVDLEKPELDIQRLPADVWPAGTDVAALQQQLQALFSTNFTREKWVVTYRESEIEVAWDRGDVRAGELSEPLAEIELELKSGQRDDLLALAAELARLDGLRLGSLSKAARGYALAQGNPPRALRPLPVLKVRPKATVEEGMRAALLLALSQWQYHEELWLRGTNGALVEIKNALETLRQVFSLYGALVPRKANSELRQRLTALEEALLDDSLDPQALCFSPLWLEAQLALTHWIVTERWRDFADARAEAKLQGSFKRFSDIMLGRIGADLKETFAQVNQLNEYQDKLTRLHRQQLAARLLAGAYEPAVVGEWLQNWQLLQTAIVEQQDIWLDGHRRQALKQPPFWKNGNA, from the coding sequence ATGACCATCGAAATCGAATTAAAGTTCATTACCCGTAGCGACGCCGCCGGCGTTGCCGAAAAACTCGCCGCCCTGCCGCATCAGCATCATGCCGGCCAGGCGCTGACCAATATCTATTTTGAAACCGCCGACAACCAGCTGCGGCGCTGGGATATGGGGCTGCGCATCCGTGGGGTCGGCGATCGTTATGAGATGACGCTGAAAACCGCCGGTCAGAGCGTAGGCGGCCTGCACCAGCGCCCCGAGTACAACGTCGACCTCGAAAAACCCGAGCTGGATATCCAGCGCCTGCCTGCGGACGTGTGGCCCGCCGGTACCGATGTCGCTGCCCTGCAGCAGCAGTTACAGGCGCTGTTCAGCACCAACTTCACCCGTGAAAAGTGGGTGGTCACTTACCGTGAAAGCGAGATTGAAGTAGCCTGGGATCGCGGCGACGTGCGCGCGGGCGAACTGAGCGAGCCGCTGGCGGAGATTGAGCTGGAGCTTAAAAGCGGCCAGCGTGACGATCTGCTGGCGCTGGCCGCCGAACTGGCCCGGCTGGACGGTCTGCGCTTGGGCAGCCTGAGCAAGGCGGCGCGCGGCTATGCGCTGGCGCAGGGCAACCCGCCGCGCGCGCTGCGCCCGCTACCGGTGCTGAAGGTGCGGCCGAAGGCCACGGTGGAAGAGGGCATGCGCGCCGCGCTACTGCTGGCGCTCTCGCAGTGGCAGTACCATGAAGAGCTGTGGCTGCGCGGCACCAACGGCGCGCTGGTTGAGATCAAAAACGCGCTGGAAACGCTGCGCCAGGTGTTCTCCCTGTACGGCGCGCTGGTGCCGCGCAAGGCCAACAGCGAACTGCGTCAGCGTCTGACCGCGCTGGAAGAGGCGCTGCTGGACGACAGCCTTGATCCGCAGGCGCTGTGCTTCAGCCCGCTCTGGCTGGAAGCGCAGTTAGCACTTACTCACTGGATTGTCACCGAGCGCTGGCGTGACTTCGCCGATGCGCGGGCCGAGGCCAAACTGCAGGGCTCCTTTAAGCGCTTCAGCGATATCATGCTGGGCCGCATCGGTGCCGATCTGAAAGAGACCTTTGCTCAGGTTAATCAGCTCAATGAGTATCAGGACAAGCTGACCCGCCTCCATCGCCAGCAGCTGGCCGCCCGTCTGCTGGCCGGTGCCTATGAGCCAGCGGTGGTCGGTGAGTGGCTGCAAAACTGGCAGCTGCTGCAAACGGCGATCGTTGAACAGCAGGATATCTGGCTGGACGGTCACCGCCGCCAGGCGCTGAAGCAGCCGCCATTCTGGAAAAACGGCAACGCCTGA
- the glnE gene encoding bifunctional [glutamate--ammonia ligase]-adenylyl-L-tyrosine phosphorylase/[glutamate--ammonia-ligase] adenylyltransferase codes for MVPSLSQPLPPALAEQITRLDPLFSSAGAQQQAVLAFSDFISDNLSKRPEWWQQLQQQPPQPDEWQHYARWLQQQLAAVQDENGLMRELRLFRRHMLTRIAWMQALATSSTQQSLTQLSELAETLIVAARDWLWHACCREFGTPVNPAGEPQPLLILGMGKLGGGELNFSSDIDLIFTWPENGTTQGGRRELSNAQFFTRLGQRLIKVLDQPTVDGFVYRVDMRLRPFGDSGPLVLSFAALEDYYQEQGRDWERYAMVKARLMGGDNDRWSLELQQMLRPFVFRRYIDFSVIQSLRNMKGMIAREVRRRGLTDNIKLGAGGIRETEFIVQVFQLIRGGRERSLQMRALLPTLAAIGELNLLNGEQVTQLHDAYLFLRRLENLLQSINDEQTQTLPAGELDRARLAWAMGFADWAALLLLLDGHMAAVRTIFDDLIGDDAPEPDEQRDAGDYGVLWQDRLEEAELAPLVPHLAGDARQQLLNAINGFRHDVDKRTIGPRGRQALDQLMPRLLAEVVPRDDASVTLSRLTPLLLGVVTRSTYLELLTEFPGALKHLIRLCAASPMVASQLARYPLLLDELLDPATLYQATATDAYRDELRQYLLRIPEEDEEQQLEALRQFKQAQHLRIAAADIAGTLPVMKVSDHLTWLAEAMIEAVVQQAWQMMVARHGVPSHLTHDGERGFAVVGYGKLGGWELGYSSDLDLVFLHDCPTDSVTLGERSIDSRQFYLRLAQRVMHLFSTRTSSGILYEVDARLRPSGAAGMLVSTFDAFDDYQRTEAWTWEHQALVRARIVSGDAALSQRFAAIRRNILALPREAQTLQTEVREMREKMRAHLGNKHKGRWDLKADRGGITDIEFITQFMVLRYAAQDHTLTRWSDNVRILELLANGGLMEEEEARELTRAYVTLRDALHHLALQALPGHVEEGAFADEKARVNASWQAWLGE; via the coding sequence ATGGTGCCATCTTTATCTCAGCCGCTGCCTCCGGCACTGGCAGAACAGATTACGCGGCTCGATCCGCTGTTCAGCAGCGCTGGCGCGCAGCAGCAGGCGGTGCTGGCGTTCAGTGATTTCATCAGCGATAACCTGAGCAAACGCCCGGAGTGGTGGCAGCAGCTGCAGCAGCAACCGCCGCAGCCGGACGAGTGGCAGCATTACGCCCGGTGGCTGCAGCAGCAGCTGGCTGCGGTGCAGGACGAGAACGGGCTGATGCGTGAGCTGCGGCTGTTCCGCCGCCATATGCTGACCCGTATTGCCTGGATGCAGGCGCTGGCGACCAGCAGCACGCAGCAGTCGCTGACCCAGCTGAGCGAGCTGGCCGAAACGCTGATCGTGGCCGCCCGCGACTGGCTGTGGCACGCCTGCTGCCGTGAGTTCGGTACGCCGGTTAACCCGGCGGGAGAGCCGCAGCCGCTGCTGATCCTCGGCATGGGCAAGCTGGGCGGCGGCGAGCTGAACTTCTCCTCGGACATTGACCTGATCTTCACCTGGCCGGAAAACGGCACTACCCAGGGCGGCCGCCGCGAGTTGAGTAACGCGCAGTTCTTTACCCGCCTCGGCCAGCGGCTGATTAAGGTGCTGGACCAGCCCACCGTTGACGGCTTCGTCTATCGCGTGGATATGCGCCTGCGGCCGTTTGGCGACAGCGGCCCGCTGGTGCTGAGCTTTGCCGCGCTGGAAGATTATTACCAGGAGCAGGGGCGCGACTGGGAGCGCTACGCGATGGTTAAAGCGCGGCTGATGGGCGGTGACAACGATCGCTGGAGCCTGGAGCTGCAGCAGATGCTGCGGCCGTTTGTGTTCCGCCGCTACATCGACTTCAGCGTGATCCAGTCGCTGCGTAATATGAAGGGGATGATCGCCCGTGAAGTGCGGCGGCGCGGGCTGACCGACAACATCAAGCTCGGCGCGGGGGGCATCCGCGAAACCGAATTTATCGTGCAGGTGTTTCAGCTGATCCGCGGCGGGCGCGAACGTTCGCTGCAGATGCGTGCGCTGCTGCCCACCCTGGCCGCCATCGGCGAGCTGAACCTGCTTAACGGCGAGCAGGTGACCCAGCTGCACGACGCCTATCTGTTCCTGCGCCGGCTGGAAAACCTGCTGCAAAGCATCAACGACGAACAGACCCAGACGCTGCCCGCCGGCGAGCTGGACCGCGCGCGTCTGGCCTGGGCGATGGGTTTTGCCGACTGGGCGGCGCTGCTGCTGCTGCTCGACGGGCATATGGCGGCGGTACGCACCATCTTTGACGACCTGATCGGCGACGACGCGCCGGAACCCGACGAGCAGCGTGACGCGGGCGATTACGGCGTGCTGTGGCAGGACCGGCTGGAAGAGGCGGAGCTGGCACCGCTGGTGCCGCATCTGGCGGGCGACGCGCGCCAGCAGCTGCTTAACGCTATCAACGGCTTCCGCCACGACGTCGACAAGCGCACCATCGGGCCGCGCGGCCGCCAGGCGCTGGATCAGCTGATGCCGCGTCTGCTGGCGGAAGTAGTGCCGCGCGATGATGCATCGGTGACCCTGAGCCGCCTGACGCCGCTGCTGCTCGGCGTGGTGACGCGAAGCACCTATCTGGAGCTGCTGACCGAGTTCCCCGGTGCCCTGAAACACCTGATCCGCCTGTGTGCGGCCTCGCCGATGGTCGCCAGCCAGCTGGCACGCTATCCGCTGCTGCTCGATGAGCTGCTCGACCCGGCCACGCTCTATCAGGCCACCGCCACCGACGCCTATCGCGACGAGCTGCGCCAGTACCTGCTGCGCATCCCGGAAGAGGACGAAGAGCAGCAGCTGGAGGCGTTACGTCAGTTTAAGCAGGCGCAGCATCTGCGTATTGCCGCAGCGGATATCGCCGGCACCCTGCCGGTGATGAAGGTCAGCGACCACCTCACCTGGCTGGCAGAGGCGATGATTGAAGCGGTAGTGCAGCAGGCGTGGCAGATGATGGTGGCGCGTCACGGTGTGCCCTCGCACCTGACCCACGACGGTGAACGCGGCTTTGCGGTGGTCGGCTACGGCAAGCTGGGCGGCTGGGAGCTGGGCTACAGCTCCGACCTCGACCTGGTATTCCTGCACGACTGCCCGACCGACTCGGTGACGCTGGGCGAACGCAGCATCGACAGCCGCCAGTTCTACCTGCGGCTGGCGCAGCGGGTGATGCACCTGTTCAGCACCCGCACCTCCTCCGGCATCCTCTACGAGGTGGACGCCCGCCTGCGGCCGTCCGGCGCGGCAGGCATGCTGGTCAGCACCTTCGACGCCTTTGACGACTATCAGCGCACCGAAGCCTGGACCTGGGAGCATCAGGCGCTGGTACGTGCGCGCATCGTGTCGGGTGATGCCGCGCTCAGCCAGCGTTTTGCGGCGATCCGCCGTAATATTCTGGCGCTGCCGCGTGAGGCGCAGACGCTGCAAACCGAGGTACGTGAAATGCGCGAGAAAATGCGCGCGCACCTCGGCAATAAACACAAAGGCCGCTGGGATCTGAAGGCAGACCGCGGCGGCATCACCGACATTGAATTCATCACCCAGTTTATGGTCTTACGCTATGCCGCACAGGATCACACCCTGACGCGCTGGTCGGATAACGTGCGCATCCTCGAACTGCTGGCCAACGGCGGGCTTATGGAAGAAGAAGAGGCGCGCGAGCTGACCCGGGCTTACGTCACCCTGCGCGATGCCCTGCACCATCTGGCGCTGCAGGCGCTGCCGGGGCACGTCGAAGAGGGCGCGTTTGCCGACGAAAAAGCGCGGGTTAACGCCAGCTGGCAGGCGTGGCTCGGTGAGTAA
- the hldE gene encoding bifunctional D-glycero-beta-D-manno-heptose-7-phosphate kinase/D-glycero-beta-D-manno-heptose 1-phosphate adenylyltransferase HldE → MKVTLPDFKRAAVLVVGDVMLDRYWHGPTSRISPEAPVPVVKVEQIEERPGGAANVAMNIASLGAGSRLVGLTGNDDAARVLNTTLGGVNVACDFVTVPTHPTITKLRVLSRSQQLIRLDFEEGFDGVDPQPMHDRIAQALPHTGALVLSDYAKGALSSVEAIISLAREAGVPVLVDPKGTDFGRYHGATLLTPNLSEFEAVVGKCKSEAEIVERGTALMQQHALSALLVTRSENGMTLLQPGKAPFHLPTQAQEVFDVTGAGDTVIGVLAAALAAGNTLEESCFLANAAAGVVVGKLGTSTVSTVELENAIHARPESGFGVMDEAQLKAEVAKARQRGEKVVMTNGVFDILHAGHVSYLANARKLGDRLIVAVNSDASTRRLKGETRPVNPQENRMIVLGALEAVDWVVSFEEDTPQRLIAGVLPDLLVKGGDYKPEDIAGSKEVWANGGDVRVLNFEDGISTSNIIRTIITRKGG, encoded by the coding sequence ATGAAAGTTACACTGCCCGATTTTAAGCGTGCGGCGGTTCTGGTGGTTGGCGACGTGATGCTGGATCGCTACTGGCATGGCCCGACCAGCCGCATTTCTCCTGAAGCACCGGTACCGGTGGTCAAAGTGGAGCAGATCGAGGAGCGTCCCGGGGGCGCGGCTAACGTGGCGATGAATATCGCCTCGCTGGGGGCGGGATCGCGCCTGGTGGGCCTGACCGGCAATGATGACGCGGCGCGCGTGCTCAACACCACCCTGGGCGGCGTGAACGTAGCCTGTGATTTTGTCACCGTTCCTACCCACCCGACGATCACCAAACTGCGGGTGCTGTCGCGCAGCCAGCAGCTGATCCGCCTGGACTTTGAAGAGGGCTTTGACGGCGTTGACCCGCAGCCGATGCACGATCGCATCGCGCAGGCGCTGCCGCATACCGGCGCGCTGGTGCTCTCTGACTACGCCAAAGGCGCGCTGAGCAGCGTGGAAGCCATTATCAGCCTGGCGCGTGAGGCTGGCGTACCGGTACTGGTGGACCCGAAAGGCACCGACTTTGGCCGCTATCACGGCGCCACCCTGTTGACGCCAAACCTGTCTGAATTTGAGGCGGTGGTCGGTAAGTGCAAAAGCGAGGCCGAGATCGTCGAGCGCGGCACCGCTCTGATGCAACAGCATGCGCTGTCCGCGCTGCTGGTTACCCGTTCTGAGAACGGCATGACCCTGCTGCAGCCGGGCAAAGCGCCGTTCCACCTGCCGACCCAGGCGCAGGAGGTCTTCGACGTTACCGGTGCCGGCGATACGGTGATCGGCGTGCTGGCGGCGGCGCTGGCGGCGGGCAACACGCTGGAAGAGAGCTGTTTCCTCGCCAATGCGGCGGCGGGCGTGGTGGTCGGCAAGCTCGGCACCTCGACCGTTTCCACCGTTGAGCTGGAAAATGCCATCCACGCGCGGCCGGAATCCGGCTTTGGCGTGATGGATGAAGCGCAGCTGAAGGCTGAAGTGGCGAAAGCGCGTCAGCGCGGTGAAAAAGTGGTGATGACCAACGGCGTGTTCGACATCCTGCATGCCGGGCACGTCTCCTACCTCGCCAACGCGCGCAAGCTGGGTGACCGGCTGATCGTGGCGGTCAACAGCGATGCCTCTACCCGTCGGCTGAAGGGCGAAACCCGCCCGGTTAACCCGCAGGAAAACCGCATGATCGTGCTGGGTGCGCTGGAAGCGGTGGACTGGGTGGTGAGCTTTGAAGAGGATACGCCACAGCGGCTGATCGCCGGCGTCCTGCCGGATCTGCTGGTGAAAGGCGGTGACTACAAGCCGGAAGATATCGCGGGCAGCAAAGAGGTGTGGGCGAACGGCGGCGACGTGCGCGTACTTAACTTCGAAGACGGCATCTCAACCAGCAACATCATCAGGACCATTATCACCCGTAAGGGGGGATAA
- a CDS encoding accessory factor UbiK family protein, whose amino-acid sequence MIDTKKIEQLARQVHESMPKGIRELGDDVEKKIRQTLQAQLTRLDVVNREEFDVQTQVLLRTREKLAALEQRLAVLESRPAAAPVVTATSAAVPGSASAPAAAPAEPEQPVDLKKPL is encoded by the coding sequence ATGATTGACACGAAAAAAATTGAACAACTGGCCCGTCAGGTTCACGAATCCATGCCGAAGGGCATTCGTGAGCTGGGTGATGACGTTGAGAAGAAGATCCGCCAGACGCTGCAGGCGCAGCTGACCCGGCTGGATGTGGTGAACCGCGAAGAGTTTGACGTGCAGACGCAGGTGCTGCTGCGCACCCGTGAGAAGCTGGCGGCGCTGGAACAGCGGCTGGCCGTGCTGGAAAGCCGTCCGGCCGCCGCACCTGTCGTTACTGCGACGAGTGCAGCCGTACCCGGCAGCGCTTCCGCCCCTGCCGCAGCACCGGCCGAGCCGGAGCAGCCTGTCGACCTGAAAAAACCGCTCTGA
- the ribB gene encoding 3,4-dihydroxy-2-butanone-4-phosphate synthase — translation MNQSLLSEFGTPEQRVTRAIAALREGRGVMVLDDEDRENEGDMIFAAETMTVQQMALTIRHGSGIVCLCLTEQRLEQLDLPMMVQNNTSSYGTGFTVTIEAAQGVTTGVSAADRLTTIRTAIADNAKPSDLNRPGHVFPLRGRAGGVLTRGGHTEATIDLVTLAGFKPAGVLCELTNDDGTMAHAPEAVVFAKQHDMPVVTIEDLVAYRRSHETQQAS, via the coding sequence ATGAATCAGTCGCTACTTTCTGAATTTGGCACGCCTGAACAGCGTGTAACCCGTGCTATCGCAGCGCTGCGCGAAGGCCGCGGCGTGATGGTGTTAGACGATGAAGATCGTGAAAATGAAGGCGATATGATCTTCGCCGCCGAAACCATGACCGTCCAGCAGATGGCGCTGACCATCCGCCACGGCAGCGGCATCGTCTGCCTGTGTCTGACCGAACAGCGCCTGGAACAGCTGGATCTGCCGATGATGGTGCAGAACAACACCAGCTCTTACGGCACCGGCTTTACTGTCACCATCGAAGCGGCGCAGGGCGTCACCACCGGCGTTTCCGCCGCCGATCGCCTGACCACCATCCGCACCGCGATTGCCGACAACGCTAAACCCAGCGACCTCAACCGCCCGGGGCACGTGTTCCCGCTGCGCGGCCGTGCCGGTGGCGTACTGACCCGCGGCGGCCACACCGAAGCCACCATCGACCTGGTGACGCTGGCGGGCTTCAAACCGGCGGGCGTACTCTGTGAGCTGACCAACGATGACGGCACCATGGCGCACGCGCCGGAAGCGGTGGTGTTCGCGAAGCAACACGACATGCCGGTGGTGACCATCGAAGATTTGGTGGCGTACCGCCGCAGCCACGAGACGCAGCAGGCCAGCTGA